AGGGATAATCAGCAGAGGTGTTGGGATATTAAAGAGAAGTCAGTAAGAGGGAATGATGGTGTACTTCGTGCCAGGGAGACTTGTCAGAATATCAGTTGCAatatcgatcgtctggttcaaaagtgcgacaactcaaaaaacaagttttgagatatcttcagttgaaagtttcaaataaatccccTAAAAAGGGACAGATttgtggttcataaccacgacaattagaaatgagtcagtattcaggacgagtatatcacgatcttccagttcattattaatagatttcgaaatgtagtaataatgatttaataaagtccatagttataattatttctaaagcagtttatttcgtttttattcattttggttgtaaatatgacttatctcaatattgaatcggaaagagctccgaaaggggctttcagaagtataaataactaaaaaatggcaatttttgagttgtcgcacttttgaactggacgatcgatatataacaagataaacaccctgccctgtagttaagaggatttgttattattcgctacTGTAAAAGAATGAAGAATGAAAACTGCAGACATATGGCAGAGGGGCAATTAACTTAAATTATTACTAGCATGTTACCAGGCTCACAAGACAGCATCGCTTACCTTCAGCTGTGGGAACCACATTGAATAGGAGCGATGGTTGCTGATAGCCCCTCAGCTGTTCACCAATCATACTGTTCCCtgtaataatcacaaaaaaaaaatgaaacataattaattatgtattttgaaacatgtaatgtaagaacAGCTGATGAGAAACTAAGGCATTCCTTGAAATCCATAAACTTGACTAAGTGGAATAATTACCTTGTTGGCATGCATCTTTATTCATCCCGGCATATGCCGTCGAAGCAGTAATCTTTGAAGCTGGAGTACTCATAGGAGCAGGAATTGTTTGAGGTATAGCTGCCAAGCCTGCAGCCTGCTCAGTTGCAGCTTGTAAACCTATGAGACTACGcgtacctgaaaataaagaaaagagtaatgaaatcggaaattttaaacatgaatgacataaaaacatTGCTAGTGTACTAATTACCTTCAGCAGCTGCAGAATCAATCTTCGCCCTCCTAGCATACGTCCGCAAAGTCTTGTGATGTCTGAAAGTTGGGGTAGACCCTGGTGATAAGGTCGCTCGAGGCATAACTGGGCTAGATGGTGGGCTCCGGATTTTAGGGTTTGATGGCACCACTAATCCATAGCATGAACAGTGGGCACTGCAGTTTGCTTAAGTATCACTTTTTGTGAAGAGCTATAATAGTCAGACTCAATGAAGTGGTCCATGCAGATTCTCAACCTGTGTGTGGCATCTGCGGCAACTCGATACCGGTCCTCTAGCCCACAAAATCGGAGCCACTTCCAACACCTAAAGCAATGGATTACAATTACTAATGATataaagtagaagaaatattgaatagaaatcatgcaaaaattgggggaaaaaaataataacttatctgctgcatttatgttattttaagagatatctaatgcgcatcactaggtggtgagtgaccataggaaaactggtagcagcaacagatattgggtacaaactaaattaaatattaggcctaagcttattattattattatttattattattattattattattattattattattattattattacacatgattgagaatttctccagaatggctaactacatcaaagaaggcataattttattttccataactgtgagatgtttatactaaaaaccacgtggttttagtttgcagccatgtGGCCTAATGCTACAATTCAGGTTTACGAGGTTTCATTTTCAGCCTTCTTGCTCTTTTTCGTCAATATTTCACAGTTCGTTACAGTTTGACTGAATTTCGGAACCATCTAAATTTATACTCCTACTATAATCCTAAATAAATTAGCAGAAAGCAATGCACAGCTCGTctaacctacttcaccaaaaagtacattgttttcaagtgtaaggtttaggctacacaggacacaataataatactaaagcttacctcataggttcctgaggaaaatagaaaaaatgcttCCCTCCCACAGTATTAACAGTCTTGCATCCAGGCGCTGAGCATCTTCCTTGAATCTTTTGCATTTTTCTGGCATCCATCTTGCCTTCATAACGCTGTTGGCTGCTCATCGGCCAACGTTCTGACTACTTCGTATCGGAAAGTGGAGAACGCTGGTTCTCACGTAGTTCTATGAtttaccacctacgacgtcgggcgctgatcaccttatttcagaataccgcatctAGATCGCGCTGACAGcaatttcgcatcctattatatatttatccatggcctcatttctcacactagtgtttattaaaccttgtcggactgtaaagaaaacaactatcgcaatgtacatattttatatgttgtacaatattatagtaccgtattgtgaaattttaattttcataccattttttttctgttgttctattaaaattatagcatatagcctattaacctgttgtatcctacaggatactttgtcaatttaagggttaattaatACAAACATGAGAACATAAGTAgaagtttattttttaaagagAGTTTCGTACTATTATAagagaatctatactaataataaatctgtagccgaaattttactggtaattttcgattttccaaaaataattggtcctaacatatataaataaccaccctgaaaccgaaaatcgctttttttttatttttgtttgtatgtctatctgtctgtctgtctgaatgtgtgttaccttttcacgcgataatggctgaaccgatttaaatgaaaattggaatataaattaagttcgttgtaacttggattttcggctatatggcattcaaaatactttatttgaaaggagAGTTATaaagggacctgaattaaataaatcgaaatatcgcgcttattattgatttttgtgaaaaatgttacataacaaaagtttctttaaaaattatttctgataagttttactctttgcaaaaatttgataggactgatatttaatgagataaataagttttaaaattaaaataacgccatctaaggccgtgcaatgaaataataaaaaatgacttcgtctataaggggccttggacaacaacaatcgaaagatattaaacatagcctacagagaatgtttctgtgtttgtatgaagtaatatcggatgctaaattaaccgatttgtataattaattattatttcaccattggaaagtgtagtttctctagatggacataatgctataatgttattacagtaacttctgagtgaatcgaggacagataagattaaaataactccttatgcacagaaaacttaataggctattttgtacattcattaaactatggttgcatgtaataacaaataagacacatgttaaaggaattgtcattgcaccaaatgagtggtctctagaccaaaatgatcgcattttaattatgtaaatacaatttaaattaagtaacatattaaacgatttatccttctatcaaacacgaatgttccctgggtcaaatgtccaattttaataatgtaattactctatatttatttctaacgggtgcagcggagcgcacgggtaaaaTTATTGCTAAGATTTTTAATCCCTTTGACGAGTACAAACTTCATTGTATGATCATTTTTATTCCTTTGACAATTAATATCAACTTCTTGGTAAGAttgaaacaaacatttttaaccatatctTCCAATATCGTGCAGAGGGAAGTTtttgtataaaatgggaaggaaaatgttgcgAAAATATAATGACCCCGCGCAACTGATAAGTACTCACTAGCAGGGCCGTATTTAAGTATAGTGCCCCCCTAGGCAGTGCTGAAGTTTGCTGCCCCCCAActctcacaaacagtttatgagcagctgtTATACAAGtcatatttagtttaaattagtttttttaatgaaatgttacaatgcagaaaataataaattattggattCAAAACACATACTTCTtatttgtgaattataaagatttcctttgcactttcttcacagagaaagcattgatgatgtcatcaagtcgatctgacgaagcacatcagactcaatacaaagaaacatattcaaacttattcattgttgaaataaaaattgatttgtgaaacgCAGGCTGTGgattatttttaaacattggttttgttggtggtgtttacgagtatttcttattcGATAGAAAGTatagagtaaatttaaaaataaactccaactctttgggaaataaacctttcatatcaaaTTATATCGTGCACATGccggaaagtgattaaatagtattgttgacgatatacattgaaaatgtaactgagagttgtggttactcttcaaaaacacatccaatttgattttcagcaATGCGTTCTTGTTTATAggagcagttaaatttaagcagtttcatagtataataacgtgataccatactggcattacaatataattatgcagctgcacactttccttttaattTTGCCGCTaccgcgacaatgcgataacaaaacaatattcgACTTCCACAAGATGATCAAGAACATACTACAGAAAAGAtataccaacaagtgttttaaaaacaaatttcactgtaaagtgaaaaagaggaaaagagagagagagagagagagagagagagagagagagagagagagagaaaataccgATCCCCCTGGAAATTtccgccctaggcaactgcctaggttgcctaggcctaaatccggcactgctcGCTAGTAACTACCGCGCGCGACTGATGCACAAAATTTAGTTAAAAACTTTCCGTGCGCGCAACTGATAAACTCCCTTAAATACTTATTTATAATCTAGCAAATGAAACGCAGCTTAAAATAAACTAATGTCATCGAACTTAACAAGTAATTACAGGATAAGAATCAACAGCAACGAAAACGTATTCATGATGTGTATGATTGAAGGAAATGAGTCAAATAATGTTACTTTATCTCACTAATTTTAATTCGTATTCTCGAGTGAACTTAAAATTTCCTGAAAGAGATTCGTattatgcaattaaaatttaacaagagGCTGGATATCCATTGAAAGACGGTAAAGATATACTACTTTTGTTTTCAAATGATATGGATAAAGAGACTTGTATGCTCATTGGAACACAGCCATTCAGAATCCGCCTCCGGGGCGGTAagggaaagctgaaagagaagTGGGAAGCTGACAGATTGCTAAAAGATTGGAGAGACGTCGAGGATTAGAAAATTGTGGGAAGAGTGAGAGGAACGTGGCCCGGAGTGGAGGAATGCCAACGCTCACACAGAGGAATGAAATGATGACGCTGCTAGAGAGACTGGAAATATTGCATCTGCGTCTCTAAATCGGCTTAAACAACCGAAGCTCAAACAGCGATACGCGAACCCGTCTAACGTGTCGATTTGAGTCCATGGTAGGCCTACAgcctgtatcattattataatcattcTTATCAGCATTTCATGTGTTAGCTTGTTTCAGAAGTACACGGTGTTCCATTCAAACCTCCCTGATTTCAGTTAATCGTTGCTAACAAGGTATGCGGATTTATGAAATGACTCTGGTACTAaatgaaagagaaactcaaagaatttgtacagtatttcatttaactcaaaattttctcgggcttccagccaggtcataacttggtgatccaccgacgtttcgaggatgttcatcttcctcatcttcagggttaaatgatatctaatggatttgaattgaattgaattgaattgaattgaattgaattgaattgaattgaattgaattgaattgaattgaaagaggagaatttgaaggacaaatttaaaaggtacgcaataCGCGtacttgcaaggggttcggggctgtaagaaattaaatatgtgagctccaagcctgttggccactagtctcactccgggttacgctgctccattgaaggagctctagaaaattttgaaggggaaaaccgaaaatggacgtaacctcttaggtacctcACACGTCATAtaagggaatgaatgaatgaatgaaagaaggggggaagtgggaggagaaactttaaaggtacgtgaaaacacgtccttgcaaggggggagtaggggctgtgaaaaactgaatatgtgagctccaagccttttggccacttgtctcacttcgggtttcgccgtcCCAGtcaaggagcgctagaaatttccagtggataagccgaaaatggacgtaactgattagctacaacatacgggggggaggAGGAGCAGAAGTACAgtgacctgatccggaggagagacgcaATGGTACCAACTAGGAGGAAGAGTCatagaagtctaggcacgaaacggtaatagccagtttggctgtttgaagaatatagggattaatcttaacggcaatagccaattggctctttgttgatttttctcagatcaggagaccagccaattggctctttgatgactccattgatctgtacaaggggacgattgaattctgttagggcccgagttcgatgtgaataatcattaattttgagccgtcaccaatgtctggggaagtgaatgcaggtccgtggcccatttcttttagggctcatcccgacatttgtcttaacgccttacgaaaaccacggaaaaaccttaggcaggatgagatgcacagactagccagttggctctttaGTAAAATGACTGGATTCGATGGAtatagactagccaattggctctattacaactccatcgatcagcaaaacgGAATTATTGGGGACGATATGTTAACTCAAGTTATTTAATCATCATAACGgtattagccaattggctttttgaTTGTTTCTGTCAGATCCGGAGACTAGTCAATTGACTCTTCACTCCGTAGACCTGTAAGAGGGATAGAATGGATTTATAGCCAGAGTTAGAGCAGGTCATTTCACAGCGGTTGCTTATACGATTAAGTCATGAAATAATAATCTACCTAAATCTGGGAGTGACACctgcctccctgttttcctgtcttaagagaatagctagtggacctgtctggtgtcttcgccgtaacctaggatcataccggccgaggcctgatatgagcgggttggggctgACACGAGCGGCCTCCTACAGGTTTCTA
The window above is part of the Periplaneta americana isolate PAMFEO1 chromosome 11, P.americana_PAMFEO1_priV1, whole genome shotgun sequence genome. Proteins encoded here:
- the LOC138708608 gene encoding uncharacterized protein isoform X3, with translation MLGGRRLILQLLKVISTLAMFLCHSCLKFPISLLFSLFSGTRSLIGLQAATEQAAGLAAIPQTIPAPMSTPASKITASTAYAGMNKDACQQGNSMIGEQLRGYQQPSLLFNVVPTAEGPGVAKRKLFSSPHFSSSPRSNKLKMAALKAKVKRLEKKLQQVEEDRRRREPMATSSQLPTIVQKIYEAQVQMRKIHKH
- the LOC138708608 gene encoding uncharacterized protein isoform X1, with the protein product MLGGRRLILQLLKVISTLAMFLCHSCLKFPISLLFSLFSGTRSLIGLQAATEQAAGLAAIPQTIPAPMSTPASKITASTAYAGMNKDACQQGNSMIGEQLRGYQQPSLLFNVVPTAEDTDMNTSKMEQFPSASATPPSKLGPGVAKRKLFSSPHFSSSPRSNKLKMAALKAKVKRLEKKLQQVEEDRRRREPMATSSQLPTIVQKIYEAQVQMRKIHKH
- the LOC138708608 gene encoding uncharacterized protein isoform X2; translation: MPRATLSPGSTPTFRHHKTLRTYARRAKIDSAAAEGTRSLIGLQAATEQAAGLAAIPQTIPAPMSTPASKITASTAYAGMNKDACQQGNSMIGEQLRGYQQPSLLFNVVPTAEDTDMNTSKMEQFPSASATPPSKLGPGVAKRKLFSSPHFSSSPRSNKLKMAALKAKVKRLEKKLQQVEEDRRRREPMATSSQLPTIVQKIYEAQVQMRKIHKH